The Arachis hypogaea cultivar Tifrunner chromosome 14, arahy.Tifrunner.gnm2.J5K5, whole genome shotgun sequence DNA window GACAAACTTGAAttggaactctaaacaagaagaaaaatgaaaggttaacaatggctttgaaaataaaaaggttataaggttgaaatattcttgaaaaactcacattgcaagacCTTCAAACGGTGTCtcttccctcacaaccatcatattcgaatcagccGGCTCACTTGCTGACTCTTTAACCAGACTCAACcttaaatacacccaaagaaagtcaaaaatacacccgaacaattcaaaagaaagacaggctttgttttttgagaacttacatacttgcagtttttgctttttttcttgccttttttttttctcgaataaaataataaaggacttttttttctaaaaaaaatatatacagaattagaagtagaaggtaataaaagaacaaaagtaacggttatttgaaagagaaattacatgctctctgcCGGTCTGTTTACGCTACTTTGTTCTGtgtgtccttgagaggaaggatcatcacttcccaagtttacGTCCGGTATTCTAAACATAGTTCATGTTATTCAGAAAAAATATCATACAGttaaatcatgataacaagattttatcaaataaagcttcttacgtttcagaggagACATAGTGACCTTCCGTCGATCGCAGGTTAGCTTCcttctccctgcgaaacaagaaacaattattagtaAAGAAAACACCCTAAAATATGAAATATACACCCTAACAAGACATACCCATGTGCAGCAGAATTTTCATTGTTTTCCATTAACAATTCATCTAGATCTTCACTTCCTATTTCAGATCTGTTAGTATATTataaaagaacatgttaacaaatataaTCATGATGATAGACAGTAATATAGCTTACAAAGTACTGTACCCATGATAGGATTGATCTTGTTCAGGAGATGAATGCTCAACAacaacctttttctttttggattgtgttctgggtggaaaaaagaagtatgaatcagaaataaaaaattaattttatcacaaaatactatccaaagaagtgcttacttttttggtgttctctgtgtctttttctttctttttttttttttttgcttcttcaccggtgatgattcttcgcttctataagttaataagagacTCTTTTAATACATAAAATCTTGATAATAAaaccaaaagaaaggagtaataatttcagaacattactcatcaGTTGATTCGGATTCGGAATCAGAATCCTCttgactcttctttctttttttggagtCCATTCTGGAACGCAAACAATCACTATTTAAAACatactaaagatataaaatacacccaaataaatgcacaagatacacccaacataataaacaaaatacacccaacttaataaacaaaataaacccaACTAgataaacaacatacacccaacttaataaataaaatacacccaactttataaagaaaatacacctaagtatggtacttacttttttccttttttgctgGATTCTTTTCTTggtgaatcctctgagtcttcttgagtctcagactcaAAGGTAGAACTGTCACTATAAGttgtttctgtctccgaagacgatgttgaacttgccttcctttttttgttttttttatttcttgttttttttcttttctctctattttttttattttttctcttgtttCCGCCATTtttacaatcccctgaaacattagaaattttagttagcagcattcatgtaaataaaataTACCCAACATATTATGATCACTTACCATATTTTCCTCTATTTCCGCCCTCATTCTTTCGACCAACTGCTCCTtactccagttggcaatccatggTTTTGGAGGTCTTTCTACCCttttcttgtctttatttttagaaagatgaaagtaaattatcatcaagGCAAAGAGGTACCCAtcaattgcctttttcttttccttcttgtaATCAGTTATGCCCTTGatgataaaactcaaaacatgCCCTCCCCAGTTTCGCTCTGTTATGGTGTCCATATCAAAAATTGGGGTCAGATGCACGGgtgagattttgtttattgtcgtTGGTAAAAAGAATGCCATttgtatatagaggatgaaaatcctcttgaacattagGCGATCATGTTCGTTACCAACGCCAATATCCATCATCTCATctgtaagacttttgagggtcttaccctggaatcttctaaaaatttctttatcatcctcagaaagtttcttataattgactttctgaggaaatagatctcctacaaaaaggaaaaaaacatagtatgaaaatcagttcaaatacacccaagtatcaatttaaatacacccaagcatcatttaatatacacctataatttttagCGAATTACCTGATgcgttgatgccaagcgcatcacctattattttttgtcttattttaaaagaatcgTATCCGGTTTTCAGTCTGTTCTCCCCTAATTTGAAGTTGTTAGCCAACTCCCTTAATAGTTGGTGATGCACTCTTAGTGGCGGGATGTGCATCAAGCCACCGAATCCCAAATCCCTCACAATCGTTTTCTTCTCCTcactcatgtttctgaatttctcatttaacatatgtgttgcacacttaaggtctttggtttgctgtaaacaaagcaaaattatagtcagatatatttctattatataaaactgatttcatcTAAGACAAATATTTATTCTTACATTTTTCCCATCTTGGTTTCTCgctgccattttttctgaaatgaaaaatacacccatagacatgagtcagatacacccatagatatcagtcagatatcactcaaacatgcattaatttacaaggtcaagcaacattacaaggtcaagcaatatacacccatggacaagcaaatatAAGAACAGTTGCAACTGCTGACTATTACAATATATCAGTTcaaaaatatacacccaacaatttatgccatatacacccaacaaattactccatatacacccaccaaactacggaatatacccccaaaaatcagttaccaaTAGAACTAGAATAACAAGAACAGTGATACCTAGAAGAACTACGAAGAACAGTGTAACATAGAACCAAGAATAACAATAaaacctagaacaagtagaacattataaactgtaaaatgagacgtagaacaagaagaacagtaaaacgtacaacaacgtagaagaacagtaaaacctagttcttcgatttcgaaatGTGAAAAATATACAGGATGACTAAAATAGTAACGTAATGTACCTTCAGTATTATAACTTCGTTTTTTCTGGAGATTCTCGATCGAGAGTTCTATGTTGTGTTGATGGAATTTTCGAATCTTAGCGACGAGTTGTATATCTTCGCTTTTGAATGTTGCTCGAAAATGGAACGGTTGTGTTTTCTTTGAATGactttgagaagtggaagagtgCGCCATTAAGGAGCGGTTTATGCGAAGTGCAACCGTTTGAGTAGAGCGCGTGTAAATGACGCTCCATTCAATGTTATTCACTGCGCGTATGGAAGGTTTGTGGGCTGGGGACTTGTATCACTTGTAAGGCctttttgcttgtatgtgtagcagaccCATTTTCTTTAATATTACGGATCTAAGAGTTTacttgaattaaaaaaattgaccGCAGTAACTGTATAATCGCCCGTGGTCTCTGCATTAAGCAATACTAAATACTGCATGCTAATTGTTCTTCAATCGACAAAAAATACTAAGCATGAGAAGAACTGAAGAAAATAATTTCAATGAAGTGCATACTATATTCAATTAGAGTATTCCAAATTGTTAATTGACTAATATAAAACATTGACCTTGTAAACATTCACCAATTacctttaaactaaattaaagcgCACTGACCTGTGTCCTctcatcctaattattatttgtcttttaaCAGAAAAAGAACCACCTAAAAAGTACTAAATAGTCCTAGCTCATGTACCTATAGAGTTtacttcaattaaaaaaattgaccACAGCAACTGTAAAAAGAACCCCATGGTCTCTGCATTAAGCAACACCGCTAATTGTTGTTCAATCTACAACAATGTGGTGTACTAAACTCGCTAGATTTTCTTCTCAGAAATTCTCCACAAGAAAATTTCATGCCACTGCTGCAAGAATCTCAAAATGGAGGGATTTTATGAAGGAAGAGTTACAAAATGATACAAAGCGTCTAAGAACCGAAGAGAGTGACAAAGTTTGCATCTACAGAGTCCCAACGAACATGCGCCAGGTTGAACCAAAAGCCTACACGCCCAGCATTGTTTCCATTGGTCCATGCCACAGAGGAGCACCTCGCCTCCAGAAAATGGAGATTCTCAAGAAGAATCTCTATCGCCGCCTCTTCGATCCGAATGGCGCCAATGCATCCAAACTAGACAAGGCTTTTGAGACCCTGGAGGGGATAGAAGACAAAGTGAGGAGTTGTTACAAGGAAGAAATCGCTCTCGAAAGCGACGAGTTCCTTAAGATGATGCTGATTGATGGATCCTTCGTCATTCAGCTCTTGAGGGACTTATCGCAACAAGATGGAATTCTACAAACAAGTTATCTAAGCAGCAGGTGGATGCTGCCAGTCATTCGCCGCGATTTGATAATGCTTGAAAACCAAATCCCGTTCTTTGTTTTGAACGAATTGTTCGATTTAACAAACACTAATTCTGTTTCGCGCCAACAACAAAAGCAACCAAGAAAAAGTCTCAAGTATCTCAGTCTTGAATTCTTTTACCCTCTGCTCCAGGCTGGCTCGGAAACCATTCCGCCTTGCGAGAAGCTTGACGAGTTAGAGGTTGATcactttcttcatcttcttcgttATGCCATCGTTAAGCGGCGCGAACTCAAAGTAGAAGTGGAGGCAGAGGATCAGCGTTACATGATTCGCCCTGCAACCGAGTTATCCGAGGCCGGAGTGAAGATCAAAGCGGATAAGAATCCAAACCGGAGGCTTTTGAATATAACCTTCAAGAAGAGACCATGGCTGCTAACTAGAGAACTCACTATCCCTCCTTTATACATGAATGATCACAGAGGAACCGTGCTTCGCAACATCGCTGCATTCGAGAAGTGTCACAAAGGAATCAAACCGGATGTAACGACCTACTTGTTTTTCTTCAACGGACTCATAAACTCAGCAGAAGATGTAGCTCTTCTCCATTACAAGGGTGTGCTTCACCATTCCTTAGGGTGCGATAAAGAGGTTGCGCAATTGATCAACAACATTTCAAAAGAAATGGTTCTTGACAAGAAGGAGTCGTACCTTTACGAAGTGGTGAATGCAGCAAACAAATATTGCGGTAACAAATATGCAAGAATGAGGGCTTGGTTGGTGCATAACTACCTTAGTGGATGGGGTGTGGGAATTTCAACAATTGGTGCGATTTTGGCACTTTACTTTACTATGATTCAGACTGTGTATGGGTTTAAAGATACGATAAAAGATTGGGGGAATTACAGGTTTGGGTCACTACTCTTAGAAGCATTGATTATTACTCCTCTCAAGGGTGTTCCAAAATCCATGGTCTCTGCAGCGGAACCTTATAAAGGAGCCGCTGGTTCTAACAATTGTGGAGATA harbors:
- the LOC112740331 gene encoding UPF0481 protein At3g47200-like, with product MWCTKLARFSSQKFSTRKFHATAARISKWRDFMKEELQNDTKRLRTEESDKVCIYRVPTNMRQVEPKAYTPSIVSIGPCHRGAPRLQKMEILKKNLYRRLFDPNGANASKLDKAFETLEGIEDKVRSCYKEEIALESDEFLKMMLIDGSFVIQLLRDLSQQDGILQTSYLSSRWMLPVIRRDLIMLENQIPFFVLNELFDLTNTNSVSRQQQKQPRKSLKYLSLEFFYPLLQAGSETIPPCEKLDELEVDHFLHLLRYAIVKRRELKVEVEAEDQRYMIRPATELSEAGVKIKADKNPNRRLLNITFKKRPWLLTRELTIPPLYMNDHRGTVLRNIAAFEKCHKGIKPDVTTYLFFFNGLINSAEDVALLHYKGVLHHSLGCDKEVAQLINNISKEMVLDKKESYLYEVVNAANKYCGNKYARMRAWLVHNYLSGWGVGISTIGAILALYFTMIQTVYGFKDTIKDWGNYRFGSLLLEALIITPLKGVPKSMVSAAEPYKGAAGSNNCGDMRRKILNMCMEVCITE